A genomic window from Methanobrevibacter sp. TLL-48-HuF1 includes:
- a CDS encoding ribose-phosphate diphosphokinase: MIIGGSASQDLAAHVAEELNDDLCYVETKKFPDGERYLRVDGNIDEEVTVIQSTGYPQDENLMELLFLIANLKDLGAKKVRVVVPYMGYARQEKRFHDGEAVSAKIVANLIQSAGADEFITFNIHEKCVLDFFDIPTTNISAMGAIAEYIDKKIDEKPLIVAPDKGAYPFAQEIAGILECECTYLSKVRLGPDNVETRIVDVEGSSDETVNVDSVKDKKAFIIDDIIATGGTIVNAVKILKEYGAKSVDVCCVHPILVNGATMRIYSAGANSVISTNSLSADSSRVSLAKSIANVLRD, encoded by the coding sequence GTGATTATTGGCGGTTCAGCATCTCAAGATTTAGCTGCTCATGTAGCAGAAGAATTAAATGATGATTTATGTTATGTAGAAACTAAAAAATTTCCAGATGGCGAAAGATATTTACGTGTTGATGGAAATATTGATGAAGAAGTTACGGTTATCCAATCTACAGGATATCCTCAGGATGAAAATTTAATGGAATTGCTGTTTTTAATAGCTAATCTTAAAGACCTTGGGGCAAAAAAAGTTAGGGTTGTTGTTCCGTATATGGGTTATGCAAGACAGGAAAAACGTTTCCATGATGGAGAAGCAGTTTCTGCAAAAATTGTAGCTAATTTAATTCAATCTGCTGGTGCTGATGAATTTATTACATTTAATATTCATGAAAAATGTGTTTTAGACTTTTTTGATATTCCAACTACAAATATTTCTGCTATGGGTGCAATAGCTGAATATATTGATAAAAAAATTGATGAAAAACCTTTAATTGTTGCTCCAGATAAAGGGGCGTATCCTTTTGCTCAGGAAATAGCCGGAATTCTTGAGTGTGAATGCACTTATTTATCTAAAGTTCGTCTTGGACCGGATAATGTGGAAACCAGAATTGTTGATGTTGAGGGCAGTTCTGATGAAACAGTTAATGTAGATTCAGTTAAAGATAAAAAAGCATTTATCATTGATGATATTATAGCTACCGGCGGAACTATTGTTAATGCAGTTAAGATATTAAAAGAATATGGTGCCAAATCAGTTGATGTTTGCTGTGTTCATCCGATTTTGGTAAATGGAGCTACTATGAGAATTTATTCAGCTGGTGCTAATAGTGTAATATCTACCAATAGTTTATCTGCAGACAGTTCTCGTGTTTCTCTTGCAAAAAGTATAGCAAATGTTTTGAGGGATTAA
- the uvrB gene encoding excinuclease ABC subunit UvrB: MKKFKLNSPYQPLGDQPKAINSLVDGINKGVKEQTLLGVTGSGKTFTMANVIEKVQKPTLVISHNKTLAAQLYEEFKEFFPDNAVEYFVSYYDYYQPEAYVPRTDTFIDKESSVNEEIDIMRHSATQSLLSRDDVIVVSSVSCIYGVGSPEDYGEFAFGIAVGDNYDRSDIIRRLVFMQYERNDIEFGRGQFRVRGDVIEINPVHGTPPVRVELFGDEIDAISLIDKVTGKKTESLKRYMIFPAKHFVVGQDKMDTAIRNISDELDERLNEFNLSNKLLEAQRLEQRTRFDIEMLQEMGYCPGVENYSMHLSGRKWGEKPYSLLKYFPEDYLTIIDESHVTLPQIRGMYNGDRARKETLVEHGFRLPSAKENRPLRFDEFESSINQIIYVSATPGAYELSRSGNVVEQIIRPTGLVDPEIIIRPVKGQVEDLLGEVKKRAKKDERVLVTTLTKKMAEDLTDYYAKIGVKVRYMHSEIDTLERIDIVDDLRRGTFDVLVGVNLLREGLDLPEVSLVAILDADKEGFLRNETSLIQTIGRAARNINGQVIMYVDEMTDSVKNATAITNKRRKIQIKYNKKHGIVPKTTKRALKDKKVAEDLDIEGTDISKIPKDELRLLISDLENDMKEAASKLDFERAASLRDQIATLKGLKKDSS, from the coding sequence ATGAAAAAATTTAAACTAAACTCACCTTACCAGCCATTAGGTGACCAGCCAAAAGCCATTAATTCATTAGTTGATGGAATAAATAAGGGTGTAAAGGAACAAACTCTTTTAGGAGTTACCGGTTCCGGTAAAACATTTACAATGGCTAATGTCATTGAAAAAGTTCAAAAACCCACCCTTGTTATTTCCCATAACAAAACATTAGCTGCGCAACTTTATGAGGAATTTAAAGAGTTTTTTCCTGATAATGCAGTTGAATATTTTGTCAGTTACTATGATTATTATCAGCCTGAAGCATATGTTCCAAGAACTGATACTTTTATTGATAAGGAATCCTCAGTTAATGAAGAAATAGATATAATGAGACATTCTGCTACTCAATCTTTGTTATCCCGTGATGATGTAATTGTAGTTAGCAGTGTTAGCTGTATTTATGGTGTAGGTTCTCCTGAAGATTACGGTGAATTTGCATTTGGAATAGCTGTAGGAGATAATTATGACCGTTCAGACATTATTCGCAGACTTGTTTTTATGCAATATGAACGAAATGATATTGAATTTGGAAGGGGGCAATTTAGAGTACGTGGAGATGTAATTGAAATAAATCCTGTTCATGGTACTCCACCTGTACGAGTTGAGCTTTTTGGTGATGAAATAGATGCAATCAGTTTAATTGATAAGGTTACAGGTAAAAAAACAGAAAGTTTAAAAAGGTACATGATTTTTCCGGCAAAGCATTTTGTTGTTGGTCAGGATAAGATGGATACTGCAATTAGAAATATTTCTGATGAGTTGGATGAAAGATTAAATGAGTTTAATTTATCAAATAAGCTTCTTGAAGCTCAAAGATTGGAACAAAGAACACGTTTTGATATTGAAATGCTTCAGGAAATGGGTTACTGTCCCGGTGTGGAAAACTATTCTATGCATCTGTCTGGAAGAAAATGGGGTGAAAAACCTTACTCCTTATTGAAATACTTCCCTGAAGATTATCTGACTATTATTGATGAGTCTCATGTTACACTGCCTCAAATTCGCGGAATGTATAATGGAGATAGGGCACGTAAAGAAACTTTAGTGGAGCATGGATTCAGATTACCTTCTGCAAAGGAAAATCGGCCATTGAGATTTGATGAATTTGAGTCATCTATAAATCAAATCATTTATGTTTCAGCTACTCCCGGAGCTTATGAATTATCAAGATCAGGTAATGTTGTTGAGCAGATTATTCGTCCAACAGGTTTGGTTGATCCTGAAATAATTATCCGTCCGGTTAAAGGTCAGGTTGAAGATTTGCTTGGAGAAGTTAAAAAAAGAGCTAAAAAAGATGAAAGGGTATTAGTTACAACTTTAACTAAGAAAATGGCTGAAGATTTAACTGATTACTATGCAAAAATAGGTGTTAAAGTCAGATATATGCACTCTGAAATTGACACTTTAGAGAGAATTGACATTGTAGATGACTTAAGAAGAGGAACATTTGATGTGCTGGTTGGTGTAAATTTACTTAGGGAAGGGCTTGATTTACCTGAAGTTTCTCTGGTAGCTATTTTAGATGCCGATAAAGAAGGATTTTTAAGAAATGAAACTTCATTAATTCAGACTATTGGAAGAGCTGCAAGAAATATTAACGGTCAGGTAATAATGTATGTTGATGAAATGACGGATTCTGTTAAAAATGCAACAGCTATTACGAATAAAAGAAGAAAAATCCAGATTAAGTATAATAAAAAACATGGTATTGTTCCTAAAACTACTAAAAGGGCACTTAAGGATAAAAAAGTAGCTGAGGATTTGGATATTGAAGGAACTGATATTAGTAAAATACCTAAAGATGAATTACGTTTACTTATCAGTGATTTAGAAAATGATATGAAAGAAGCAGCATCTAAACTTGATTTTGAAAGAGCAGCTAGTTTAAGAGATCAAATAGCTACTTTAAAAGGTTTAAAAAAAGATTCTTCATAG
- the uvrA gene encoding excinuclease ABC subunit UvrA yields the protein MTKDSKKQIIIKGAKEHNLQNIDLAIPRDEFIVITGLSGSGKSSLAFDTIYAEGQRRYVESLSAYARQFLGQMKKPEMEYIEGLSPAISIDQKTTKENPRSTVGTITEIYDYLRLLFARIGTPHCPKCGKEISHQTLGQIGDSIIEEGEGKKIHILAPVVRDKKGQHKDVLNDLRNKGFVRARIDDEIRDLEEDIDLPKTYRHSIEVVVDRLKIRKDVDFKRRLVDSLETASEFADGLINVLFSDDDGDYEKKYSEHFACVDCGINFEELTPRMFSFNAPQGACPECNGIGVKMEIDPDLIIPNKNLSLNDGAVTPWAKSNKRENYYHQMLEAVSKHFNFSMDTPFNELTKEQRDMILYGCDDKIPFSFKRRNKSYQVNRQFEGVIPRMERLYIETKSNYSRKYISKFMSDRKCHVCHGKRLRPEVLAVTVGGKSIADVVEMSIKDSYQFFLNLELTDREQFIAKEVLKEIRQRLKFLVDVGLDYLSMARSSGTLSGGEAQRIRLATQIGSGLVGVLYILDEPSIGLHQRDNVKLIETLKRLKNLGNTLIVVEHDEETILSADYVVDIGPGAGEHGGKVVACGTPEEIMESHESVTGQYISRRETIPIPQTRRSGNGESLIIRGARQNNLKNIDVEIPLGKFTCVTGVSGSGKSSLINEILYKGLSGKLNNKFTFAGDYDKIEGVSNIDKIIAIDQKPIGRTPRSNPATYTGVFTDIRDLFAETPEAKARGYKPGRFSFNVKGGRCEACSGDGIVQIEMHFLADVFVPCEVCGGKRYNEETLDIRYKGKNIYEVLEMTVEEALEFFEHIPKIHKKLKTLLDVGLGYMKIGQPATTLSGGEAQRIKLAKELSRSNTGNTLYILDEPTTGLHFADIKRLLSVLARLTDAGNSVVVIEHNLDVIKTADYIIDLGPEGGDGGGKVIATGTPEEIAKSGTYTGEFLQKILSENITPYAKQLVKEKMSK from the coding sequence ATGACAAAAGACTCTAAAAAACAGATTATTATTAAAGGAGCTAAAGAACATAATTTGCAAAATATAGATTTAGCTATTCCCCGTGATGAATTTATTGTAATAACAGGATTAAGCGGATCGGGTAAGTCTTCACTTGCATTTGATACAATTTATGCTGAAGGACAGCGTAGATATGTTGAATCTCTATCAGCTTATGCAAGGCAATTTTTAGGGCAAATGAAAAAACCTGAAATGGAATATATTGAAGGTTTGTCTCCTGCTATTTCAATAGACCAAAAAACCACAAAAGAAAACCCAAGATCAACAGTAGGAACTATTACTGAAATTTATGACTATCTTAGATTATTATTTGCAAGAATAGGAACTCCCCATTGTCCAAAATGTGGAAAGGAAATATCTCACCAGACATTAGGCCAAATTGGAGATAGTATAATAGAAGAAGGGGAAGGTAAAAAAATACATATTCTGGCTCCTGTTGTTAGAGATAAAAAAGGCCAGCATAAAGATGTTTTAAATGATTTGAGAAATAAAGGTTTTGTAAGGGCAAGAATAGATGATGAAATTAGAGATTTGGAAGAGGATATTGACCTTCCAAAAACCTACAGACACAGCATTGAAGTAGTTGTAGACAGACTTAAAATAAGAAAGGATGTTGACTTTAAAAGAAGATTGGTTGACTCACTTGAAACCGCTTCAGAGTTTGCAGACGGATTAATAAATGTATTGTTCTCAGATGATGATGGAGATTATGAGAAAAAATATTCAGAACATTTTGCCTGTGTAGATTGCGGAATAAACTTTGAGGAGCTTACTCCAAGAATGTTTTCATTTAATGCGCCTCAGGGAGCATGTCCTGAATGTAACGGTATTGGAGTTAAAATGGAAATTGATCCTGATTTGATTATTCCAAATAAAAATCTCTCATTAAATGACGGAGCAGTTACTCCATGGGCAAAATCAAATAAAAGGGAAAATTATTATCATCAGATGCTGGAAGCAGTATCAAAGCATTTTAACTTTAGTATGGATACTCCATTTAATGAATTAACTAAAGAACAGCGGGATATGATATTATATGGCTGTGATGATAAAATACCATTTTCATTTAAACGTAGAAATAAATCTTATCAGGTTAATCGTCAATTTGAAGGAGTTATTCCGAGAATGGAACGTTTATACATTGAAACTAAATCAAATTACAGCAGGAAATACATTTCCAAATTCATGAGTGACAGAAAATGTCATGTATGTCATGGAAAAAGACTTCGTCCTGAGGTACTGGCTGTAACTGTTGGCGGAAAATCAATAGCTGACGTAGTGGAAATGTCAATTAAGGATTCATATCAGTTCTTCTTGAATTTGGAACTTACTGACAGGGAACAGTTCATAGCTAAAGAGGTTTTAAAAGAAATCAGACAAAGACTTAAATTCCTTGTAGATGTTGGACTTGACTATTTATCAATGGCACGTTCATCAGGTACATTATCTGGTGGTGAAGCTCAAAGAATCAGATTAGCTACTCAAATAGGCTCCGGATTAGTTGGTGTTCTATATATTTTAGATGAACCAAGTATTGGTCTTCATCAAAGGGATAATGTAAAACTTATTGAAACACTAAAAAGACTTAAAAACTTGGGAAATACTTTAATTGTTGTAGAACACGATGAAGAAACAATATTGTCTGCAGATTATGTTGTAGATATAGGTCCTGGAGCAGGAGAACACGGTGGAAAAGTAGTTGCTTGCGGAACTCCGGAAGAGATTATGGAGTCTCATGAATCTGTTACAGGTCAGTATATTTCAAGACGTGAAACAATACCAATTCCACAAACACGCAGGTCAGGGAATGGTGAATCACTTATAATCAGAGGAGCTAGACAAAACAATCTTAAAAATATTGATGTTGAAATACCTTTAGGTAAGTTTACATGTGTTACTGGAGTAAGTGGATCTGGTAAAAGTAGTTTAATCAATGAAATTCTATATAAAGGGTTAAGCGGAAAATTAAACAACAAATTCACTTTTGCCGGGGATTATGATAAAATTGAGGGTGTAAGTAACATTGACAAAATCATAGCTATTGACCAAAAACCGATAGGACGTACTCCAAGATCAAATCCTGCAACTTATACTGGAGTTTTCACTGATATTCGTGATTTATTTGCAGAAACTCCTGAAGCTAAAGCCAGAGGATATAAACCTGGTAGATTTAGTTTTAATGTAAAAGGAGGAAGATGCGAAGCATGTTCAGGTGATGGAATTGTACAAATTGAAATGCACTTTTTAGCTGATGTATTTGTTCCATGTGAAGTATGTGGAGGTAAAAGGTACAATGAGGAAACTTTGGATATTCGTTACAAAGGTAAAAATATCTATGAAGTTTTGGAAATGACTGTTGAAGAAGCATTGGAATTTTTTGAGCATATACCTAAAATACATAAGAAACTTAAAACCTTGCTTGATGTAGGTTTAGGATATATGAAAATAGGTCAGCCAGCTACTACTTTATCTGGTGGTGAAGCTCAAAGAATCAAATTAGCTAAAGAGCTTTCAAGGTCAAATACTGGGAATACATTATATATTTTAGATGAACCTACAACAGGTCTTCATTTTGCAGATATTAAAAGATTATTATCAGTACTTGCCAGATTAACTGATGCAGGTAATTCAGTTGTTGTTATTGAACATAATTTGGATGTTATTAAAACAGCTGATTATATTATTGATTTAGGTCCTGAAGGTGGAGATGGTGGTGGAAAAGTAATAGCTACCGGAACTCCTGAAGAAATAGCTAAATCAGGAACATATACTGGTGAGTTCTTACAAAAAATCCTTAGTGAAAACATCACGCCTTATGCCAAACAGCTTGTTAAAGAGAAAATGAGCAAATAA
- a CDS encoding DUF368 domain-containing protein translates to MGSADIVPGISGGTIALITGIYERLVHSISTINFTFIKPLLKGDLHGFKERLFYEIDFKFFIPLLCGIGLAMLTLANVISYCMDVYTALTYSFFLGLIIASSYVLYRQMDELTLKHLVFTIIGAVLAYIFVSLNPIAMNHTLPILFMSGLIAICAMILPGISGSFLLLLLGQYEYMLNALKTMSLSEIVVFCAGALIGILGFSKILNYLLEHHEGITMAFLIGVMIGTLKLPFVNIVNTTPLTFTALLPCIILAVIGFVIIVVMETKFDYIE, encoded by the coding sequence ATGGGTTCTGCAGATATTGTTCCGGGAATTTCCGGAGGAACAATTGCATTAATCACAGGTATTTACGAACGTTTGGTACATTCAATCAGTACAATTAATTTTACTTTCATAAAACCATTACTTAAAGGAGATTTACATGGTTTTAAAGAAAGATTATTCTATGAAATCGACTTTAAATTTTTCATACCATTATTATGCGGTATTGGACTTGCAATGTTGACATTAGCTAATGTTATATCCTATTGTATGGACGTATACACTGCTTTAACTTATTCCTTCTTTTTAGGATTAATTATAGCTTCATCATATGTGTTATACAGACAAATGGATGAACTTACTCTTAAACATTTAGTATTTACTATTATTGGAGCTGTTTTGGCATATATTTTTGTAAGTTTAAATCCAATAGCTATGAATCATACTTTGCCGATACTGTTCATGTCAGGTTTAATAGCTATCTGTGCAATGATTTTACCGGGTATTTCAGGATCATTTTTGCTTTTATTGTTAGGTCAGTATGAGTATATGTTAAATGCTTTAAAGACCATGAGTTTAAGTGAAATTGTTGTATTTTGTGCAGGTGCCCTTATTGGTATTTTAGGATTTTCCAAAATCTTAAATTATTTGCTTGAACATCATGAAGGTATTACAATGGCATTTCTTATTGGTGTCATGATCGGTACACTGAAACTTCCTTTTGTAAATATTGTAAATACGACTCCACTTACATTTACTGCATTACTGCCTTGTATTATCCTGGCGGTTATTGGATTTGTTATAATTGTTGTTATGGAAACTAAATTCGATTATATCGAATAA
- a CDS encoding DUF5814 domain-containing protein, translating to MIILKKIKKQWKLYPIGSPKGALNNKREPEYVGTVKFKKYDDSIAISRFVADYNYSDSSNLSEKLIPPQEVIKLLRSQAVFLASKDEEVGNYLKSLNIKVRHTRVCDFCAFEGNITIVNSEFSYKHNNQLICEQCAYETIKREIKLQGFDKKIFRNLKDILDKTGNLEKTLSVLSPKFDPLSNRNLTLFDRVDTKSKYKIPDVSMKRLKIPHKFRDILIKNGNEKLLPVQYLAIKEGLLKNQDLLVVSATGSGKTLVGELAGITKALKGQKFIFLTPLVALANQKYRDFKRKYKKLGLKVAIKVGRNRVKAKGELKLPDSDVKDADIIVGTYEGLDYLLRNGNSALLSNLGVVLIDEIHMIDDEDRGTRLNGLIKRIKHLYPKSQIIGLSATVKNPDFLADEFNMKLVEYSQRPVPLERHLVYIRSESSKHHIMQKLAKREYNTKSKKGYRGQTIIFTNSRRKTHKIANFLQNKKVNAAAYHAGLSYYKKEKIEKDFDRGKISVVVTTAALAAGVDFPASQVIFDSLVMGNKWIGPNEFSQMLGRAGRPSYHDRGIVYLLPEVGHDFDGESEEAKALDLLESDSEDVFIEYDEESSYEQILADISSRSIKTIDELNKFYRNINIPVDIKTAINEMEDLGLIDIVGNKLNITKYGRAVSVSFLSLDDACYIKKSIDDKGYLKIYLRKSPYYKKKDKFNKLRVKILAIGLQLEMFENAYLSSVVHNQIANALKIKFSTRLFAESTLDIISSGEAIGKLDKKFQDALINIQSDFLKCKCEDRPFCDCLQKGISEVIINERLKGKDPIDISNKLFRKYQIQVYPGDIFSWLDSYVKNLDAIKRIAKAFNRKKVEREAHKLIKAIENG from the coding sequence ATGATAATTCTTAAAAAAATAAAAAAACAGTGGAAATTATACCCAATCGGTTCTCCAAAAGGCGCATTAAACAATAAACGAGAACCTGAATATGTTGGAACTGTTAAATTTAAAAAATATGATGATTCAATAGCTATTTCCAGATTTGTAGCTGACTATAATTATTCTGATTCATCTAATTTGTCCGAGAAACTGATTCCACCTCAGGAAGTAATTAAACTTTTAAGGAGTCAGGCTGTTTTTTTAGCAAGTAAGGATGAAGAAGTTGGGAATTATCTTAAATCACTGAATATTAAGGTAAGACACACTAGAGTTTGTGATTTTTGTGCATTTGAAGGAAATATTACAATTGTAAACTCTGAATTTTCATATAAACATAATAATCAGTTAATATGTGAACAGTGCGCATATGAAACAATAAAAAGAGAAATTAAACTTCAGGGTTTTGATAAAAAAATATTCAGAAACCTTAAAGATATTTTAGATAAAACAGGAAACCTGGAAAAAACATTATCTGTCTTATCACCTAAGTTTGATCCCCTTTCTAACAGAAATTTAACATTATTTGACAGGGTAGATACAAAATCCAAGTATAAAATACCTGATGTATCAATGAAAAGGCTTAAAATACCTCATAAGTTCAGGGATATTTTAATTAAAAATGGAAATGAAAAGCTATTGCCTGTTCAGTATCTGGCCATTAAGGAAGGTCTTTTAAAAAATCAGGATTTGCTGGTTGTAAGTGCAACAGGAAGCGGAAAAACTTTAGTTGGTGAGCTTGCAGGAATAACTAAAGCACTGAAAGGCCAAAAATTTATATTCCTGACACCTTTGGTGGCACTGGCTAATCAGAAATACCGTGATTTTAAAAGAAAATATAAAAAATTAGGCTTAAAGGTAGCTATTAAAGTTGGTAGGAATAGAGTTAAAGCTAAAGGTGAATTAAAATTACCTGACAGTGATGTTAAAGATGCAGATATAATTGTTGGAACATATGAAGGTCTGGATTATCTTTTAAGAAACGGGAACTCAGCTTTATTGTCTAATTTAGGTGTAGTTTTAATTGATGAAATTCATATGATTGATGATGAAGACAGGGGAACAAGACTTAACGGATTAATAAAACGTATCAAGCATTTATATCCCAAATCACAAATTATAGGATTATCTGCTACTGTTAAAAATCCTGATTTTTTAGCTGATGAATTTAATATGAAATTAGTTGAATATTCTCAAAGGCCTGTTCCATTGGAGCGTCATTTGGTTTATATCAGATCAGAATCATCAAAACATCATATAATGCAAAAACTGGCTAAAAGGGAATACAATACCAAATCTAAAAAAGGTTACAGAGGACAAACTATAATTTTTACCAATTCAAGGCGAAAAACTCACAAAATAGCTAATTTCCTGCAAAATAAAAAAGTTAATGCAGCTGCTTATCATGCAGGATTGTCATATTATAAAAAGGAAAAAATAGAAAAGGACTTTGACAGGGGAAAAATATCAGTTGTTGTAACTACAGCAGCACTGGCAGCAGGAGTTGATTTTCCAGCATCTCAGGTTATATTTGACTCATTGGTCATGGGAAACAAATGGATTGGCCCAAATGAATTTTCACAAATGCTTGGACGTGCAGGAAGACCAAGCTATCATGACAGAGGAATAGTTTATCTCTTACCTGAAGTAGGGCATGACTTTGACGGTGAAAGTGAAGAGGCAAAAGCCCTGGATTTACTTGAAAGCGACAGCGAAGATGTATTTATAGAATATGATGAGGAAAGCTCATATGAACAGATATTGGCGGATATTTCCTCAAGATCAATAAAAACGATTGACGAGTTAAATAAATTCTATAGAAATATAAATATTCCTGTAGATATTAAAACAGCTATTAATGAAATGGAAGATTTGGGATTAATAGATATTGTAGGAAATAAATTAAACATAACAAAATATGGCCGTGCCGTATCAGTATCATTTTTATCACTTGATGATGCCTGCTATATTAAAAAATCAATTGACGACAAGGGATATTTAAAAATCTATTTAAGAAAATCTCCGTATTATAAGAAAAAAGACAAATTTAATAAATTAAGAGTAAAAATATTAGCTATTGGACTGCAGCTGGAAATGTTTGAAAATGCATATTTATCTTCAGTTGTTCATAATCAGATAGCAAATGCTTTAAAAATTAAATTTTCAACAAGGCTTTTTGCAGAGTCAACACTGGATATTATTTCATCAGGTGAAGCAATCGGCAAGCTGGACAAGAAATTCCAGGATGCTCTAATTAATATTCAATCAGATTTCTTAAAATGCAAATGTGAAGACAGACCATTTTGTGACTGCCTGCAGAAAGGAATATCTGAAGTAATAATAAATGAAAGGCTTAAAGGAAAAGATCCGATTGATATATCAAACAAACTGTTTAGAAAGTATCAGATACAGGTCTATCCCGGAGATATATTTTCATGGTTAGATAGCTATGTTAAAAATTTAGATGCAATAAAAAGAATAGCTAAAGCATTTAACCGTAAAAAAGTTGAAAGAGAGGCACATAAATTAATCAAAGCTATTGAGAACGGATGA
- a CDS encoding DUF123 domain-containing protein, producing MKGSYCLIINIKKDTEIKIGKKLGFIDFKKGCYVYVGSAMNCLESRVKRHLSDNKKKHWHIDYLLLNENSKIEKVYTKESDEKLECEIAKKIIENEESIADFGCSDCKCHSHLIYFKNSKLANLKVSSVLNSFD from the coding sequence ATGAAAGGAAGCTACTGTCTAATAATCAACATTAAAAAAGATACTGAAATTAAAATCGGTAAAAAATTAGGATTTATTGACTTTAAAAAAGGATGTTATGTTTATGTCGGTTCAGCTATGAACTGCCTTGAATCCAGAGTTAAAAGACACTTGTCAGATAACAAGAAAAAGCATTGGCATATTGATTATCTTTTATTAAATGAAAACTCAAAAATTGAAAAGGTGTATACAAAAGAGTCTGATGAAAAACTGGAATGTGAAATAGCTAAAAAAATAATTGAAAATGAGGAATCAATAGCTGATTTCGGCTGCAGTGACTGCAAATGCCACTCCCATTTAATTTATTTTAAAAACTCAAAATTGGCTAATTTAAAAGTTTCATCCGTTCTCAATAGCTTTGATTAA